Proteins encoded together in one Terriglobia bacterium window:
- a CDS encoding MarR family winged helix-turn-helix transcriptional regulator, translating to MTHKTESPSLQVKQIAEECIAVRLRLLTRAVTRLYNQALRPHGLTVSQMNILVAASCLGQARPRDICRVLHLEKSTLSRDVERMRLQGWLKRSAGEDGRTSLLQVTTAGARFLEKAIPAWREAQQRARALLGEQGWSVLDRTAAALRRGGLREQG from the coding sequence ATGACTCACAAAACGGAATCTCCCTCCCTCCAGGTCAAGCAGATCGCCGAGGAATGCATCGCCGTCCGGTTGCGTCTGCTCACCCGGGCCGTGACGAGGCTTTACAACCAGGCCCTGCGGCCGCACGGCCTGACCGTCAGCCAGATGAACATCCTGGTGGCGGCGTCCTGCCTGGGTCAGGCCCGACCCCGGGACATCTGCCGGGTCCTGCACCTGGAAAAATCCACGCTCAGCCGCGATGTCGAGCGAATGCGCCTTCAGGGCTGGCTGAAAAGGAGCGCCGGCGAGGACGGACGGACCAGTTTGCTCCAGGTCACGACCGCGGGTGCAAGATTTCTGGAAAAGGCCATCCCCGCGTGGCGCGAAGCTCAGCAACGGGCCAGGGCGCTGTTGGGTGAGCAGGGTTGGTCCGTGCTCGACCGAACGGCCGCTGCCTTGAGGCGGGGAGGCCTGAGAGAGCAGGGCTGA
- a CDS encoding response regulator produces MKTVLIAEDDRTTRLLLRGVLKSAGFSVATAANGALALKQLREKDFDLLLTDIWMPRLNGLELLASLREQARRPRVLVMTSDNTPETLLRAVREQAYHYITKPIDPKALVDLVKDSLAAKPTSPPIEVLSARPNWVELLVPCDLEVANRITGFMDQLRADLPDDIRERIGMAFRELLTNAVEWGGKLDPNQKVRISYLRARRMVLYRIADPGTGFRFEGLKRAALENAPDRPWEHIETRAQMGVRPGGFGLLTVKAIADELLYNETQNEVVFVKYLDP; encoded by the coding sequence ATGAAAACCGTTCTCATCGCCGAGGACGATCGGACCACGCGCCTTTTGTTGCGGGGCGTGCTGAAGAGTGCCGGGTTTTCAGTTGCCACCGCGGCGAACGGTGCGCTTGCCTTAAAGCAACTGCGCGAGAAAGACTTCGACCTGCTCCTGACCGACATCTGGATGCCCCGCTTGAATGGTCTGGAACTGCTCGCCTCGCTTCGCGAGCAGGCCAGAAGACCCAGAGTCCTGGTCATGACATCGGATAACACGCCGGAGACCTTGCTGCGAGCGGTCCGCGAGCAGGCTTACCACTACATCACCAAACCCATCGACCCGAAGGCCCTGGTCGATTTGGTCAAGGATTCTCTGGCCGCCAAGCCGACTTCCCCTCCCATCGAGGTTTTGTCGGCCCGACCGAACTGGGTCGAGCTGCTGGTGCCCTGTGACCTGGAAGTGGCAAACCGTATTACGGGTTTCATGGACCAACTGAGGGCCGACTTGCCGGATGACATCCGCGAGCGCATCGGCATGGCGTTTCGGGAACTGCTCACCAATGCCGTCGAATGGGGGGGGAAACTGGATCCCAACCAGAAGGTACGCATCTCCTACTTGCGCGCCCGCCGGATGGTCTTGTATCGGATCGCAGACCCCGGGACGGGTTTTCGCTTCGAAGGCCTGAAACGCGCCGCCTTGGAGAATGCCCCCGACCGCCCCTGGGAGCATATAGAGACCCGGGCGCAGATGGGTGTGCGTCCCGGGGGCTTTGGTCTGTTGACGGTCAAGGCCATCGCCGATGAGTTGCTCTACAACGAAACCCAGAATGAAGTGGTCTTCGTGAAGTACCTCGATCCGTGA
- a CDS encoding SCP2 sterol-binding domain-containing protein, whose product MTSLNEHPTVQHFYEQGQAHAARTPPSVVDSAWLRQLCLEAGAGDVGFVEIERAELADQRRAIQAVFPHAKTLVSLVCRMNRENIRNTARSVSNEEFHQTTDQLNHAARQIVAALEQRGIRAMNPSAGFPMEMERFPGGKTWVISHKPVAVAAGLGRMGIHRNVIHPRFGSFVLLDTILIDAEVTVYDHPLDYNPCLECKLCVAACPVGAIGADGHFDFSACYTHNYREFMSGFTDWVETVVESKGVRDYRQRVTESESASMWQSLSFGANYKSAYCMAVCPAGEDVIGPFLQQRQEFLKEVVRPLQDKTETVYVVPRSDAETYVARHFPHKKVKRVHNGLRVLSIEAFLANLPNTFQRHQAEGLNATFHFTFFGEEHRRATVVIRNKSLHVQDGHQGRADLHLSADSRTWLGFLAKERNLVWALVRRKIRIKGSPRMLLAFGRCFPT is encoded by the coding sequence ATGACTTCCCTCAATGAACATCCCACGGTCCAACACTTTTACGAGCAGGGGCAGGCCCACGCCGCCCGGACGCCCCCCTCCGTGGTGGATTCGGCATGGCTTCGCCAGCTCTGTCTTGAGGCGGGGGCCGGCGATGTCGGCTTTGTCGAGATCGAGCGGGCGGAACTGGCCGACCAACGCCGCGCGATCCAGGCCGTCTTTCCCCACGCGAAAACCCTGGTCAGCCTGGTGTGCCGAATGAACCGAGAGAACATCCGCAACACGGCCCGGTCCGTCTCCAACGAAGAATTTCACCAGACCACGGATCAGCTGAATCATGCAGCGCGCCAAATTGTCGCCGCCCTGGAGCAGCGCGGGATCCGGGCCATGAATCCCTCGGCTGGTTTTCCCATGGAGATGGAACGCTTCCCCGGCGGGAAAACCTGGGTCATCTCCCACAAGCCTGTGGCGGTGGCGGCGGGGCTCGGACGTATGGGAATCCACCGCAATGTCATTCATCCGAGGTTCGGGAGTTTTGTCCTGTTGGACACAATTCTCATCGACGCGGAAGTGACCGTTTATGACCATCCCCTTGACTACAATCCCTGCCTGGAATGCAAGTTGTGCGTCGCGGCCTGTCCGGTCGGCGCCATCGGCGCCGACGGCCACTTCGACTTCTCGGCCTGCTATACCCACAACTACCGGGAGTTCATGAGCGGCTTCACCGACTGGGTAGAGACGGTCGTGGAGAGCAAGGGAGTCCGGGACTATCGCCAGAGGGTGACCGAATCGGAATCGGCCTCGATGTGGCAGAGCCTCTCGTTTGGAGCCAACTATAAATCCGCCTACTGCATGGCCGTCTGCCCTGCGGGGGAAGACGTCATCGGTCCGTTTCTCCAACAACGGCAGGAATTCCTCAAAGAGGTCGTCAGGCCCCTGCAAGACAAAACGGAAACGGTTTATGTGGTGCCCCGCTCCGACGCGGAGACGTATGTGGCCCGTCACTTCCCGCATAAAAAGGTGAAGCGCGTCCACAACGGGCTGCGCGTCCTCTCGATTGAGGCCTTCCTGGCTAACCTGCCCAACACGTTTCAGCGACATCAGGCGGAGGGATTGAACGCCACTTTTCACTTCACCTTCTTTGGGGAGGAGCACCGCCGGGCGACCGTCGTCATTCGCAACAAGTCCCTCCACGTGCAAGACGGTCATCAGGGGAGGGCGGATCTTCATCTCTCGGCGGACAGCCGCACCTGGCTGGGCTTTCTGGCCAAAGAGCGGAATCTTGTCTGGGCGCTGGTGCGAAGAAAGATCCGGATCAAAGGATCCCCGCGGATGCTTCTTGCCTTCGGCCGCTGCTTCCCTACGTAG